DNA sequence from the Ruminococcus albus 7 = DSM 20455 genome:
AAGGATCACACGTTACCGTTACAACAACGTGCCTATCGATATGGGCGGAAGATATTTCTATATCAATGATAACGGTACTGTATGGAATCCCGGCTGGTCACCTGTAAAGACCGAGCTTGATGCGTATACCTGCCGTCACGGTATGGGATATACCATAATCAAGGGTGAAAAGAACGGTCTGGAGGCTGAAGCTACATTCTTCGTACCTAACAACTACAACGGAGAGGTACAGCAGGTTGTCCTCACCAACAAGAGCGGCGCAGCAAAGACATTCAAACTGTTCTCTTTCGCAGAGTGGTGTCTGTGGGATGCACAGGATGACTGCACAAACTTCCAGAGAAACTTCTCTACAGGCCGTGTTGAAGTAGACGGCTCTGTTATATACCACAAGACCGAGTACAGAGACAGACGTGACCACTACGCTTTCTACTCTGTTAACGACAGCATCGACGGCTACGATACAGACAGAGATGCTTTCATTGGTCTGTACAACGGTTTTGGTGATCCTCAGGCTGTTATTGCAGGAAAGGCAACTGATTCCTTCGCTGACGGCTGGTCACCTATCGCTTCACACTACAAGGAGATCACCCTTGCAGCAGGCGAGAGCAAGACACTTATCTTCATCCTCGGCTATGTTGAGATGCCTGTTGACCAGAAGTTTGAGGCTGACGGCAAGACCATCAACAAAGTAAAGGCAAAGGCTATGATCGAGCAGTTCAATACTCCCGAAAAGGTCGCTGCAGGTCTTGCAGAACTCAAGGAGTCATGGGACAAGCTGCTGGGCATACTCAACGTTGCTACTCCCGATGATAAGGTTGACCGTATGGTAAATATCTGGAACCAGTATCAGTGTATGGTTACATTCAACCTGTCACGTTCTGCTTCCTACTTTGAGTCAGGTATCGGCAGAGGCATGGGCTTCCGTGATTCCAACCAGGACGTTCTTGGCTTCGTTCACCAGATACCCGACAGAGCAAGAGAGCGTATCATAGATATCGCTTCCACTCAGCTCCCCGACGGCGGCTGCTATCACCAGTATCAGCCACTCACCAAGAAGGGTAACTCCGATATCGGCGGCGACTTCTCCGATGACCCGCTGTGGATGATCCTGTCCGTTTCCGCATACATCAAGGAAACAGGCGACTGGGGCATTCTGGATGAGATGGTTCCTTACGATAATGATGAGTCCAAGGCTCAGCCTATGCTGGATCACCTGAAGGTATCCTTCTATCACATCGTAAACAACCTCGGTCCTCACGGTCTGCCTCTGGCTATGCGTGCTGACTGGAACGACTGCATCAACCTGTCATGCTACTCCGATACTCCAGGTGAGAGCTTCCAGACTTACACCAATCCTAAGTTCGCTGCTGAGGGCGGCTACTCCAAGGTAGCTGAGTCCGTAATGGTTGCTACACTGTTCACCTACACAGGTCCTAACTACGTTGCTATCCTGAAGCATCTCGGCAAGGATGACGAAGCTGCTGCTGCACAGGCTGAGATCGACAAGATGAAGAAGAACGTTATGGAATCTGCA
Encoded proteins:
- a CDS encoding GH36-type glycosyl hydrolase domain-containing protein, giving the protein MKFGKFDDVNKEYVITEPRTPYPWINYLGSQAFFSLISNTAGGYSFYKDARLRRITRYRYNNVPIDMGGRYFYINDNGTVWNPGWSPVKTELDAYTCRHGMGYTIIKGEKNGLEAEATFFVPNNYNGEVQQVVLTNKSGAAKTFKLFSFAEWCLWDAQDDCTNFQRNFSTGRVEVDGSVIYHKTEYRDRRDHYAFYSVNDSIDGYDTDRDAFIGLYNGFGDPQAVIAGKATDSFADGWSPIASHYKEITLAAGESKTLIFILGYVEMPVDQKFEADGKTINKVKAKAMIEQFNTPEKVAAGLAELKESWDKLLGILNVATPDDKVDRMVNIWNQYQCMVTFNLSRSASYFESGIGRGMGFRDSNQDVLGFVHQIPDRARERIIDIASTQLPDGGCYHQYQPLTKKGNSDIGGDFSDDPLWMILSVSAYIKETGDWGILDEMVPYDNDESKAQPMLDHLKVSFYHIVNNLGPHGLPLAMRADWNDCINLSCYSDTPGESFQTYTNPKFAAEGGYSKVAESVMVATLFTYTGPNYVAILKHLGKDDEAAAAQAEIDKMKKNVMESAWDGNWFLRAYDANGEKMGSKECEEGQIFIEPQGFAIMSEIGKEQGADKKTLAAIDERLNTKFGLVLNNPAFTKYYIQYGEISTYPGGYKENAGIFTHNNAWIICAAAYAGEGDQAFKYYSEIAPAFTEDTSDIHKTEPYVYGQMIGGKDAGADIGRPGKNFGQGKNSWLTGTAAWNMVAISQYILGVQPDFDGLKIDPSIPSAWDGFNITRKFRGNTYNITVKNPDHVCKGIKAVTVDGTKINGNVMPVFEAGSTHEVEVVMG